AAGTCTGGAAAGGCGAGGAGGTCTTAAGCACTGACAAGCTATTAAAGTTGGATGTGgtgtaattctgcttttcttgctcttgCGTTTCAAACTGATGGTAGCTCCTGTGTATTGGTGCTGGTGGATGGTAGGAcatgcagcaatttttttttccttttcaaatttctcaacatttcaaagctgagatttatgtttaaaactgtttcGTAATGTAATTACTATTAAAATTGTGATAGGCTATCAAATGATCTTTCAAATATTAGCATCGTTGGTCTAGTAATCGCAGGGGTGGATGGTAATAGAGACAGAATTCCAGTAAAGCAAAGGACATGATGCAATAATTGTGTGAATAGACAAGGACAAAATAATGCAGTGTATAATGTGGTGATTCTTTAACTAGCGGGAGGAgaggttgctttttttgtgttttgctatggttttgcttttgtcgTTCTGGGGGCTGCGTGTGAGGGGTggttgttggtggttttttgtgggtttggggggggttggtttCTTAGGTCTTTTTTTGTGAAAGCCAAACAACTAATTCACATATTTTGATTGTAACAGGGTGGATTAATTTCAGTAACAAACAGGGGCACAGAGATGCAGCCCTGCAAACTCTGTATATTTGTTGCTTCTTTACAACCCATTGAGAGAGGGAGACGTAAAGAAATTGAAGTGGGATTGAGACTGTATCTGTTCTTCTTGTGCCATCCCTCTTGGTGCTGGTAGTCTGCCTTTTGCATGCTGTTCAGTACCAAACAAAAGAGTTTATAGTATCAAGTGGCTGCCTAGGATTTTTCCTTGGGTAATGTAAGTTTTAAGTGCTGTACTGGAATCATGAGAAATACAGGTTTGTGGAAAATGAGGCCTTGTCCCTTGAACACCAAATAGTAAATCTACATGTTCACTGATGTATAGGTTTTCTTACTGGTGCTATGTGATGtaatactgctgctgcttgtgctttGCACTGAGATTTTTGTTAACTTCTGGTAACAAATACTTTAGTGAGATCCTTGAGCAATAGATGCAAATAATTAATACAGCATTCTTGTTAGCTGACAAGTAACGTTTTACTAATGGATTTGGGGATTCCTGTTCTATAACCATGAgcttgatattttaatttttttttccctttcaatgTTTCCTCTTATCAGGACTTTCATACTGGAAATTGGATGAAAAGGAGTTGTATCACTCTTTACCAGAGAATTTCAGAAGCGAGTTTGCTGGCGTGTACTCCACAACAGTATCACCAGACCAGGTACATGTTTTACAAAACTTTGTACATGCTTTAAAATTTGTCTCATAGTTGCTTGTcacctttgctttcttctatGATGGAATCAGCCCTCCAGAAGCTAAGTTTTCTGTGAGAACGCTTTTGTTAACTCAGTCTCTCACACTCCGTTCCTTCATTATTCATTTACCCCACTAACGTCACTTGGAACGTATTGACTTCCTTTtgtcatttaaaagaaattttgtctATAGGAGGTGAAAAGAGACTAACTAGCATGTTGAAGGTGCATGTGCCTCATTAAAGACCCTTTTTTAAGCTAGGGGCATTGAATAAAGCTGCCTTCTGTTCTGAACTGCTTTATTAGCTGAACCCACCCCAGAACTTGCTTATCTGTATTGGGGATGGAGGATTGTGTTCAGAAAAGTAATGTAGCAATTTTGCCTGTTGAAGTTGTCTTCTGCTGATGAAACGAAGTTATCGTCATTGAAGGATATTTATCATAaaagacaaagggaaaacaagcagCTGCCAGATCAGAATTTTATGCCTTCTTCCCAGTCAAGTCACCCACCAGAGGTAACatgaatttctttccttcaccGGTCAGTTTGAAGCGATGCTGGGTTACAAGCTGGTTTCAAATTAATGGGCCCCTGCTGCCATCTCCAGTGTTATGCTGGAACAGCAGTGTGTGCAGCCTCTGAGGAGCCAGTTAGGGAAGGGATCCAGCTGAACAAACCTCTCCCAATATCCCGGGTAGCCGAACACCTTTGCCGCACAACCTTGAGGATGCCGCAGGCACGAATCTGCTTACGCTGAGGCTGCAGCTGATGAAATGCAGTGGAACTGCAGCCGCAGGAGCGGGGTTTTCTTACTGTTTCCCACAAGACGATTTCATTCCACCCATGAAAAAGAAGAGGCACAGATTTGTGGAAATATTCTTTATCATATCTGTTTCTTTATACACCTTTCAGTCTTGTACACAATCTAGTAATGATGACTACTGTGTGATAGCTTCTCGATATAATCCATGAAGTGATTTTTGTAATGGTGCAAAGTTATTGCTTCAATCTACAGGCAGACATCAGAGTCCTTCTATTTACATGATGAAGTTTCAAAGGTTTTCGAGACAGCTACAGATGTTAGACATATCTTTTATTCTTAATGGAAACTTAGAAAATCAAGATGCAAATGTTTGGAATATCTATCATCATCTAAGCTGTTACAGGTCCCTTCATCTTGCTTGTTGCTGCCAAATGATTGTAGTAATATTCAGTATGATTCCTGCAATGTGTTACATGGATTACTAATGTCTTCAGATAAACTCCATTTAGAAGAACAAAAGTTAACTCacaattactattttttttttggcattgtaCCTTATTGCCTAGATCTTGACGTTGGACCCAACTCTGCATATGAAACCAGGTCAGCAGAACCCAGGACGCTGTTTTTTCAATATTCCTGAAGAGACTActcctttttctccagactCTATGGCAGAGCCGGGTTTTTCAAGTCATTGTGACACAGACTCTTTTTCACAGACAAGTAATTCATCTCAGTTAGATGATTCTCCAAAAtatcctgccagcagcagagctgtgcattCGGACCTCTGGAGAAATTACCcattccaaaatgaaaacaagaccGGCTCTCCCCTTCCGGTGGCATACAGGGGTGCTGATAAAGATCTTTTAGTCAAcactgaggaggaagaaacactGACTCTGACTCCATCTTCTGTTACTCAGTGTGCTGACAACAGTTTGCCAGAATATAGTCTTTCAGTGACATCTGTTGAAGATCCTGTGATAATGTCAAagtaagtactttttttttcctttcttttttaaaagtcgTAGAGTTGGTGCTTTCACGAAAGAAGTGAAACTTAACAATACTAGTAAAATGAACAAAGTATGTGAGTTCTGTTTGCTTAGAACATAGCTggacactgctgctttttaatttcccctgctttttcttttctcctctgaagtACAGATGGCGTATGAATAGAACAGTCATCTTCCACTTCTTGCAATTGCCTTTCTTTAGACCATACTATTTAATCTTCTTTAGACCATACTATTTAATCTAAGGCATAATATTTGTACTCTGTCTTCCTTGGATGTCAAAGCCTTAACTggaaggcaaaataattttctatgttttatttggttatttctttttatacattaaaataaaaatacttcatagGCAGTAGGAGGGAGTTAATTTAGGCAGAGAatttcaaagttctgtggggGTTATGTTGTCCTATTTAGAGTCAAATGGTTGGAGAAGCACAGAATTACTGTacttaggaaaaataaatatcctcCATTCACTACTGAAGCTGTCATGATTTACACAAGGGCCAGCAGATGTACATTCTGTGTGTGAGGGTTTATGTTGGGGTCATGGTTTCAAGATGGttcagtgttttgtgttttcctattttaattCTACATGCATAGTTTCtagtgcagagcagaggagagaagagagagtaaAGCTTTGTATTGTAGTTGTAGATAATAATGTGTATTTGTGTAATGTGAGGACTTCTGTGCAAGCCTTAGGTTgtctgccactgctgcagatGACAAAGCTTTCTTTGCTTCAATCTGAATGCAGCAAAATTCTGTAAGAGAGATTTATATGCTGAGTTCATTATGTGCAAATGAATGTAGCAGTGCATGGTTATGTGGAtagctgaaatttttttttgttgttgttctcaATTTTGAAAATAGGATTAGGCAGAACTTGAGGGAAAAACATGCCCGACACATAGCTGATCTACGAGCTTACTATGACTCTGAGATACATAGCttaaaacagcagctggaggcaagCCATAAAACTGCTTCATCTGAGGACTTGAAGAAAATCAATCAAAATCTTGCCGAGAGGTACTGGTTGTCCTTACTTGTGCTCTTCCTCTATTACATGGTTTTCTTTCCACTTCAAAAACCGAGTATGCTTGTTTAGAGTATCTTGAAAAGTTTATGTCACTCTTCAACTCTGAAGATTTCATGCATCTATGATATTAATGTTTtctattaaatacaaattttgcaTTACTTAATGCAGCTGTTTAAGatcagtttaaaattattattaggCAGCAAGTGTGATGTTTGGACCAGAGGTCTTGTTTGACCTGATTTTTGCTGAAGCCGGTATAAATTTTGCTCAAGAAAAGCTGTCAGGTGGAGGTAGTCCTAAGCAATTTGTAATGGAACTATTTAAGTTGTAAGATAGTGCTCACCTGTCATGCTAGTCATTGCCAGCTTTACAAAGCCAATTTGCCAGTTAATGCTGGAGTCTGTGCGCCTCACCTATACATTCCATCAGATACAGCATGAATGTTTGCTATATATGGAAGTTCAATGTGACTTTTATATAGGTATTGCTAGTCAAAATACATATTGCCAATTTAGACAGCTAAAATACTATCAAAATTTATGCCCTTCAGAACAATTGAGAAAGCCTCTGAGTAGCTGGGACTCTCTTGTACTTATCTTCCAGCACTAGTGCGTTCCAACTATTGAAAGTGACTTCTGAGCATCATTTATTGAGTTAAAGTAGCTTGGAATATGTTTTCAGTCATTAATGATCACACAGCATCATCAATTAGCTGAAGTGGAACTCTGCTCTGGTGCATCTCAGCTGTGTTTGGCTCTGCAGCTCTTACGCTGTGACCAATCTGGAGCCTCTGCGTGCATTCCCAGTTTGCAGTGGCCTAAGACTATGGGAGGAGGTTGGACACCAAAATTTGTGGTGATGcttgaggaagaaaaggtagctataaaatgcagatgtattattttaaaatgtcaagagATTTTTCTAATTTGTATGTTCTAAATAGGTGCGACCAATTAGATGCTGCTCTGAATGAAGCAAGTGCTCGCataaaagcctttgaaaataagaataatatgCTAGAAAAGCAAGTGgtaagtatgtatttttaaatcaaattgcTTTTTAACTAAAAGGGTAAAAGAATGcactttttcattattaagcTGATCTGTGTTTCcatgtctttctctttttattttcaacctttctttttaatatatgatACCATATATCAGTATGTTACACCAGTGACTTTCCCAGCTGAGTTTCTGAAGGCTGCATACTTGAATCACCATCAATTTTGCTTATGAACAACCTTTCCAGGGTAGAAGGGATCAAACAAAGTTTGAGTGAAATACATGTGTTTTATGATGTCTCTctttagatttatttaaaaaaataatttattttgtttaaattacttTGTCTTTGATTTCTTATTAGAGCTGTGATAAAAGCAAATCTCATCTGCACTGGGGCAAAAATACTCTAATTCTAAGTATATTTATACAGCCGTGCTGGGTAGGTCAGCCCAGTTTGCTTATGACTGTGTAGCTGCATTTATTGGTCAAAGAACAGGACACTCTGTCAATAAAGTTAGAACTTTAGAATAAAGTCAAGACTAATTAATTCCACCTTTTTTGGCCATTTTTCTATGCTGTGAAGCAAGACAATCAGCTGGGATTAGAGGCCTAACCTCCAGATACTTTAAGtcctataaaataaatacatctttgGGGGTTTTAGTCTTCATTTTCATGAAgactaaacaaaaaaacttgtTCCGTTCATGTacctttgttttctatttagACAAATTTAGATTCTGCtttgtactgaaataaaaactatgCTGGTTAAGCATTATaatgaatgttttcttctcctgcaggCAGATTGGAGAGAACGCTTTTATGCAGTCAGTAATACTTCCAAAGTTTTGCAAGAACGGATTGAAGAAATGCGCACTAATAATAAAGAGAAGGATAACACTATCAGTCAACTAAAATCGAGGCTTAAAGATCTAGAGGAAGCATTTGAAAAGGCTTACAAGTTATctgataataaaaatacaaggctaaaggaagaaaataaaatgtttcaaaatgtaaGTAAGAAAATGGGCAATGGTGTTCACAGTTGCACAGTGTGTTACGAACACAGCAAGTCCTGATTGTTTTGGAAAACTACTCAGTTTGCCATCATGAAGTCTTAACGCACAGCTAAGAGAACAGAAATTATTCAGCTGACTGTGTAGTAGGCTAGGTGTTATGTGATACTATGGACCTCATAGATACTTAAAAACCATTATTTAAGGCAGCAAGTTTGTATTTGATGTGGTAACACTTGTCATAGTCTGTCTCGGGTATTTTATTACTCTACGTGCTAttagttcattttattttcagagacgttacaggaaattattttagaaacttatttttttcctctcttaaatGTAGTGGGGATGGACCGAATTTTTCATAAGTCATCACAACTTGCTAAAACGGTTAATTGTGTGTGAttcttaaactgaaagagggtggttttagattagatattaggaagaaaatcttcACTATGAGAGTGGTAAGGCatggaacaggttgctcagggaagctgtgggtgcctcatccctggcagtgttcaaggccaggttggacaggtGCCTAATGGAAGGTGTCCCCCCCTGCCATGGCAAGGCGGGTGGAAAGAGATGATccttaaaggtcccttccaatccaaaacattctgtgattctatgatttttagACTGAACCAAATTGCTCTGATTCTTCAGTAATAGATATATGGAATGTTTAAATGGATTGGCAAAATGGGTATTAGCTGGAAAAGCTACTTCATgcttttaataccttttttacaattaaaatttaaaaatacaaagtcgGCTTTAAAGTCAGCGAGGAATTTGACTGGTTCATTCAGCTCCTTCAGTTTCTTTAGAGATAAGTcatttgaaaaggagaaatacatTGTGTATAGCTCTgtctcctcttgtcctgtctATAACTTTTTGTCCAATTAGAAGATGCTAAGCCTTAAATACTACTAAAGTACACTTTGTATCCCCTGTAGTGCTTCTGCGTATGTTAGACAAGCAGTTTAGATGATTTTACAATGATCAACAAAACTTAATTGTGTATGGTCTCAGTGTGGGTTTGtgtgttcttttctgttttgttttagcttttaGGAGAATATGAGTCCCTTGGAAAAGAACATGAAAGAGTAAAGGTAAGTACACattagttaattaaaaaaacaagcatGCAAAACGTGATAATGTGCCATAGACTTAACTGAACTAACTtgagtattttgaaaaagataaCACGGAAAgttccatatttattttaacttacaGCTTCTTACTGTATCTTCAGAGGcctggagggaaaaggaaggagttTTGGATATATTGTTTTCTGGTCATAGATAGCAAAAGTACTGCAGTCAAAGCCAGAGAAATTTAATGGACCTCTCTTTCAAATAGGAAGGTGTATTTAATGTATTGTTTTCAAGACTGATGCAGAGTgactcttttttcttttaatacactTCTGTAGTTTCTaggctttttacttttttccttgtgtaCTTGTAGGATACATTaaatacaactgaaaacaaattgctTGATGCAAACACGCAGATTTCTGATTTGAAAAGGTAAATGTGAAACTGTCTTATTACTATTTTAACAATATGAAATACAGGCTATGGCCTAAACACTGACTCCTAGATTACGAAGATCTTGCAAGTTTAATTACATCTTATGAAGCATTTCATGTTGCTTTATGTTACTTTGTACACACTGTAAAAATCCCCTTTAGgataatgtggtttttttctacttcctcAATCATGTCTTCCAGTGGGATATAATTAACGGCTTCCTTTCTGACAGCTGTCACTCAGCTAGTCCAGCCAGTCCACTGCTCAAGCTGTTACTGCTGCAGTTGTCCTCTAAGGAAGCCCCCTCTTCAGCTAAGTGGCCtctgttctggttttcaggAGCAAGGATGCAGCCAGGAATTTGTTCTTTAAGACTATGGCTCTTAGGCATGAACAAAGGACAGAAAGGTGTTCCATGTGTAGAGCAGGAATAGCATCTCCTCTGGATGGTAGTGCCTCATGCTACCTGGATCTACTTTTTGGTTGGGAGGACAGAAATCCATTGAGCTTTATATTTTCTGGGTAGTCCCTAGGCAAGATGTATGTGACCATTGAGGGGTTTGGTTATAAACAGATGCTCTAGTTTGGGATTTCTCAGCCAGTCCTTGTCAGGGGTGTTAAACAGCACAGTTAGGTAAGAAGGCCTAGAGAGGTGAGGGGAGAGAGCATCAGAGAGGGCAGACATCATAATGAGGTGGTGTTTCACATCATTCATCTCCCTTTGACCTTCTTTTGCTGGTTTGTGCTGTTCAtaacttccttttatttttttatacgAGCAGCTGAAACCCAGACCATGAAGaagaattgttatttttttaaatgtgtgttttgtgttgATTCTTCTAGAAATGTGGCTACCAGTTTCACCTCTAAATTCACTCCAAATCTCATAGCACAGAGCATTAACCTGTGCATAGTCTTCAGCCCAAACCAGGAAAATAGCGAAGGTGATCCTCGGGAGATGTCACAATCCTTTTGTTTACTGCTCAGatgatttgatttttcagaaagtctAGAAAGAATGAATAGGAATAATTTTAGAAAGGAATAAAGGAAGCCAAAACCACTCTGCCATGTTGGGACTGTTGAGGAAATGAAGATAGCATGAAGGACAGTTCAGTCAAGTATTTCTATTagtgcttctatttttttcctgcctgatTCTCAGTGCTGCTAGCTAGGGACCATTCCAGACTGGGGAAATTGTAGTGGAAAAGGAGACATTTGTATCCTGCTCCAGaaacctgtttttctgttcCCCAAGTGAGGAATGCATAAGGTTATGTTGTTGCCAAGGGCTAGCTCACTGAAGAtgtgggagagaggaaaatCATGTGAAGAGCCTGAGCAGCAGATTGGTGCAGTTACCCAAGTGACACACAGGAGAAGGAGCCGCTCATTAAATCCAGAGGCAGGGAGACCTTTCCATAAGTACATCATTTCAAGGAGGaaaattgttctgtttttcccagCCCCTCTGAGGTGAATGCTTTGATCCATGGCAGTATCTCCTGGTCTTGTCTTTCTAGCTAGGTTACCTAACTTACTTAACTTGGAGTTCAAATAcatgtttatatacatatttatatagaTGGATAGGTAAAAATGTAGTAGTTGCTATTGTTCTTCTGCTTCACCCAGGATatctgaataaaaatgagaaactcTAAGAAATACGATATATCTTTAAAtaatcatttaaataatttaaataaaaataaattaaatataagaTCATTTAAATGATATACTAATGTATCTTTGCTACTTCCATGTTAGGACAATTTCAAAACTTGAAGCTCAGCTCAAGCAGGTAGAACATGAAAATATGTTGAAACTTCGCCATGTTACCGAAAGTCATTTAAGAACCTCTTGTACCACCAAGTAAGTGAATATTCCAACAGTGTGAAAACAGGTCATGTGTTTTAGAATacttttaaacatattttggCTAAAAATGGATCAAGATGATGTCAGTCCATAAGGCTAAACTGGATTAAGCACATGTGACATAATCCAGAGACTTCACATGccaagaaattattaaaaacaaataaatactttaGATAATATATGTGTGACTTGGCAGACTGTCTCTATCTAGTCTTCCCAAGTGAGGGTTTGATGGGTCTCAATTGCTCAGCTGAATAAGGATTCCCATACTTGACAAAGATCTTGGGAATAAAATCTAATAGTCCCAAGTAGGCATGGGAGATTTTCTTTGTGTCTCTGTCATGGATTGGAAAGGCTGGTTACtactttttatatttctaaatatagTTTGTACAGGTATCCTGAGAGCAGGGTGGAAGTTCAGTTGGAATGCATGCTCTAGTTTGAATTGTGAATTTAtgtgaaggaaattaaagttGGCCTGTGGGAtgttttttaatagatttttttaaaatgttcaaagaCCTAAAAAGCTTTGTTCCcctctttgttttttattacttaGCCAAGGCTTCTTTTGTGTCTCCCAGTTCAGCACTGATGCTGTGAAGCCCAAAATGATAATGTAACTTGTTTTGTGGATGTCCATGTATGTATTGAACAGTAATATTTTGGGGGGGATCTGATATTTTTATGATTGTGAAGATGCAGGTAAGATGTATTGATATATTACAGCAATGGATTTCTGTTGAGAgccatttttaatatttatgaacaAGATCCCTCAACAATGGATAGAAAAAAGCAAGACCTGAACATGGCAGGCCATGTTCATCAGGGAGGAGGATGTAGGAGCCAGTATGGATTGGGAAGTTAATCTCTCCCTAACGGATCTCAAAAGCTCAAGGCAAGCTCATTCCAATTGAATGCACAGCAGGATAGATTAACAGAAAAGTAGTTACGGTTCATAGCTTGTgtaaacaaaacctgtttttttcctaattatcATCTACTTTCTTGtgtataaaaattacttttttttttttatttcaagataatAGTACACTCATTGATGCTTATTAGTTAATATTTATCACTTCCAGGTCGTCAGCGGTgacttttcttgtttgtgttttttggtttttattttttatttctgtaataagtggtttcaaaaggaaagctggGGTGAGATGCTCTGAACTATTGGGGTAATCTACACCAAAATATTCTTGTTTAATTGGTTGAGAATTACTTGTTACTCAGACCTTGGTCTGAGTAATCAGCATTAAATACAAGATGATCTTCCTGGAGTCCTGCATTCTGAGCATATTGCATAATTTAGACTGGAAGCTCAACATATAtaattttggtttggtttttttaaaatatttgatttttactttaaaaacgTGTTctaaaaagcagttatttttttccacagtatttACAAGTTTATTGTGTACTTGTTAGTGTTTCTGTTTAACTAGAATAAGTAGCtggattttcttaatttttttcctaaattaattaaaaaaaagaaaaaaatccaaagctttTCATAATAGTGAAGTTTTTTGTTCCCACAGCAAGTTGGCAACTCCTGATGTCAGCAGGCGAAAGTGGTTGATACCAGGAGCGGAGTATTCGATCTTCACTGGCCAGCCTTTGGAAGTCCCGGAAAGCCCCAAAGATAACAGACTAGAAGGAACCTATATTCCCTCTAGGTGAGTTAGTTTCCTTCAGTATCTACTATTATGTAAAGTCAAACACTTCTAAAAAGAGTTTTATCCAGAATGGACTAGATTCATATTTCTGGATTTTGTACTTGTGAAATAAGAGTTCTAAAAAAACTATCTCCATGTTGTAGATGCTATACaattccttaaaaacaaaacaactttcttCCTTCACTGACTTGGTATGAAATAAGCAGCAACAGCCTGCAGCACCTTCCTTGAAATACCAGAAAGCTTCAGCTGCATCTTGAGCTGCTGTCTTTATACTCTCTGTGTTTGTGTCCAATTCTACTCTTGAGTTTGGGCAGAGTCTGCTGTGTTACATTGGATGGGAGCTGTTGTAGCGGTTGGCTGCAGCGCTTTCTACCAGTGTGAAGCTCCAGGTGTAATTTAGGGTATAATTTAGTAGTTTGCTGCTTTACTCAGAAGTTTCTAAAGCCTCTGTCAGGATGTATTCGGTTCTAAGTACATGTCAGGTCACCAAATTTAACTCACGCTGTTCAGCTTCGGATTCTTGAATTGGCTATAAGGCAATCCTCAGGTTCTtggctgaaattaaaaaacaccCTTAAAATTCTCAGTTTGATAGCTGTAAATCTCAAATGAAATTTCTCCAGGTTTTTGTTTATTCAGCTGCTCTTTGCGTatatgaaataaagtaaaaaaaaaacccctttgatcctttttttccttccaccacCTCACGTTCTTTAAGGTACCATTCTCCTCCTGAAAAAGATTCCTCACAAGAAGACTCTTCaacaaacacaacagaaaagaaagaaaatgatgtGTCAGAAGCACCAATTATAAAAGCCTTCAAAGAACTTGAAGAAGGGAAAGCATTTAAAGATTGGGgtacacagacagaaaaagaagacGCATCAGctagtaaattttatttttatattcctcAGCTTGTCTTTACTGTCTTTCCTTTGTTTGCATGCCTCTTGGATTTGTTAATCTTGGCATTAAAGTCCATCAGGCTTGAGTGATGGgataaaaaacaattttagcATGCAAACTTCTGGAGTTTTCctaagaaaattcaaaattataCAGCTAAGTGACTTGTTTAAAATAGAGGGAATGTAAAGGTTGCTGTTAGGTCTCAAGCTACAGGGTAGCTAATGTCCTTTCTCTAAGAATATCTCAGTATTTATAAACAGTTACTGGAGGTCTAATAAAGCTCTGATTAGTTGTACatccatttcagttttgttctcaTGGTGGTGTATCAGAGCATTACCAAGAAAGCTGGCACAAGTACTGTAGGACTGTGCTGAGCTGTTGTAACaacatttatttagaaagcCTTGTAATTAGAAAACTCTGAGTCTTTCTTAAGCGCCTGTGCTCTTGGTTCAGGCAGGTACTCCAGCCTCCTTCCCAAAAGATGCTTTTGTCCTGCTTTCCACTTTCTCTTTATTAAATTGGTGTTTATTAAATCATTGCTCCCACACACGCTGCAAAGCATCCTTTTTCATGAGTTAAAACTTTCGTGACTATGATAAGCAGGAAGCAAGACTTGAGCAGAACAGCAAATATGTTGATGTGAGGCAGACTAAGTGCAGTCTTTGTGCAGTAAAAGCTCACTACAGGAGAATATTTGTGAGTACTTGTACTGAAAAAGATTGAAATTTGATTTGGATATTATATCCACATGTTGGCtattatattattaatataatatttattttttttttattagaaacatCAAATCGACGTCAAACTGTTGGGTTTGTTGAAACTTCTTTAGTTGCTAACCGATCCCCGGAGAAAGGTAAAGAC
The Falco rusticolus isolate bFalRus1 chromosome 1, bFalRus1.pri, whole genome shotgun sequence genome window above contains:
- the MPHOSPH9 gene encoding M-phase phosphoprotein 9 isoform X5, translating into MGMCSEISGEHECIVSELRSNEAESQPNTSDLHQECFANDASMNSGYGTISASGLTPSKSNDISKCTNYMEKTSQGQSDGEVLQSVQSKRELLPKKVEENCSSGRNDGLVFPAEFEHKVDEAQCGKKPSKSLTSWAQKLKQNQPKRINADKVCVNSMQENEQAKKLPLENTNVTDAALPPYTFYLNQPNESPNSLVSEASGLSYWKLDEKELYHSLPENFRSEFAGVYSTTVSPDQLSSADETKLSSLKDIYHKRQRENKQLPDQNFMPSSQSSHPPEILTLDPTLHMKPGQQNPGRCFFNIPEETTPFSPDSMAEPGFSSHCDTDSFSQTSNSSQLDDSPKYPASSRAVHSDLWRNYPFQNENKTGSPLPVAYRGADKDLLVNTEEEETLTLTPSSVTQCADNSLPEYSLSVTSVEDPVIMSKIRQNLREKHARHIADLRAYYDSEIHSLKQQLEASHKTASSEDLKKINQNLAERCDQLDAALNEASARIKAFENKNNMLEKQVADWRERFYAVSNTSKVLQERIEEMRTNNKEKDNTISQLKSRLKDLEEAFEKAYKLSDNKNTRLKEENKMFQNLLGEYESLGKEHERVKDTLNTTENKLLDANTQISDLKRTISKLEAQLKQVEHENMLKLRHVTESHLRTSCTTNKLATPDVSRRKWLIPGAEYSIFTGQPLEVPESPKDNRLEGTYIPSRYHSPPEKDSSQEDSSTNTTEKKENDVSEAPIIKAFKELEEGKAFKDWGTQTEKEDASAKTSNRRQTVGFVETSLVANRSPEKGKDQHRPKRYNSPSGQRSSSLPPSNRKSNTPTRREIMLAPVSVTYSPKRSPKENLSPGFSHLLSRNENTVTRFDILLDDLETGPASTLQHNNTRKRLQFLSLDDVEGRQHSGVRHSSCAESVNTGMKETTAWDERNVAQKYEPVLSPCEGDFKYTPRIKTLAETERLFDELTQEKQQIEAALSRIPCSGGRMTLQARLNQEALEDRLERINRDLGSIRMTLKRFHVLRTSANL